The following proteins are co-located in the Hydrogenophaga sp. RAC07 genome:
- a CDS encoding CDP-alcohol phosphatidyltransferase family protein — MKTAGSPPFTPQPRQDIADRQGLARDAARDLAAVAALVLLAALGLAGVAGLGLDYTAKALLVLAAAAWLLWRGLGAHPHARFGPANRVTLVRLGAMALMAALVGEALPRAPLGAMPTAAWWLVVAATLTALLDAVDGALARRSGMASAFGARFDMETDAAFTLVLCALVVQAGQAGPWILASGLMRYGFVAAASAWPWLDGPLPPSKRRQTVCVVQITTLIVCLGPTVPPMLATGLAAASLALLTLSFATDVRTLARQRPTPLET, encoded by the coding sequence ATGAAAACCGCAGGCAGCCCACCCTTTACGCCCCAGCCCCGTCAGGACATCGCAGACCGCCAGGGCCTCGCACGCGACGCCGCGCGCGACCTCGCGGCGGTGGCTGCGCTGGTGCTGCTTGCGGCCCTGGGTTTGGCCGGTGTGGCGGGCCTGGGTCTCGACTACACCGCCAAGGCACTGTTGGTGCTTGCGGCGGCTGCATGGCTGCTCTGGCGTGGCCTTGGCGCCCATCCGCATGCGCGCTTTGGCCCCGCCAACCGGGTGACGCTCGTCCGCTTGGGGGCCATGGCCTTGATGGCCGCGCTGGTCGGTGAAGCCCTGCCCCGCGCGCCGCTGGGCGCCATGCCCACTGCCGCGTGGTGGCTGGTGGTCGCAGCCACGTTGACGGCGCTGCTCGACGCGGTGGACGGCGCACTGGCGCGGCGCAGCGGCATGGCGAGCGCCTTCGGCGCGCGATTCGACATGGAGACCGACGCCGCTTTCACCCTGGTGCTGTGTGCGCTGGTGGTGCAGGCGGGTCAGGCCGGTCCGTGGATCCTGGCCAGCGGACTCATGCGCTATGGCTTCGTGGCGGCGGCCTCGGCCTGGCCCTGGTTGGACGGACCCTTGCCGCCGAGCAAACGCCGCCAGACCGTGTGCGTGGTTCAGATCACGACGCTCATCGTCTGCCTCGGGCCCACCGTGCCGCCGATGTTGGCCACCGGCCTGGCCGCGGCCAGCCTGGCCTTGTTGACCCTGTCTTTCGCCACCGATGTGCGAACCCTGGCGCGGCAGCGCCCCACCCCACTGGAGACGTGA
- a CDS encoding YceI family protein, which translates to MRANPLKTALVWAAIAASSPLWMSTAHAQAARYELDPDHITVAFLVDHIGYAKVLGMFRSARGSYRFDEATATLSEVRIEVETGSVFTNQRKRDDHLKGPDFLNSGEFPRMVFTASGAKRTGDKTFDISGQLELLGKSQPLTLQATWNKSAESPLGGPLGKPYVMGVSARGSFKRSTYGMNYAVANGWVGDEVPLIIEFEAVRK; encoded by the coding sequence ATGCGTGCCAACCCCCTGAAAACCGCCCTCGTCTGGGCCGCCATCGCGGCCAGTTCCCCACTGTGGATGAGCACGGCCCACGCCCAGGCCGCGCGCTACGAACTCGACCCCGACCACATCACCGTGGCCTTTCTGGTCGACCACATCGGCTACGCCAAGGTGCTCGGGATGTTCCGCTCGGCGCGCGGCAGCTACCGTTTTGACGAAGCCACGGCCACGCTCTCCGAGGTGCGCATCGAGGTGGAAACGGGCAGCGTGTTCACCAACCAGCGCAAGCGCGATGACCACCTCAAGGGACCGGATTTTCTGAACAGCGGCGAGTTTCCCCGGATGGTGTTCACTGCCAGCGGTGCCAAACGCACGGGCGACAAGACGTTCGACATCAGCGGCCAGCTGGAACTGCTGGGCAAGTCGCAGCCGCTCACGCTGCAGGCCACCTGGAACAAGAGTGCCGAGTCCCCGCTGGGCGGCCCGCTGGGCAAGCCCTATGTGATGGGCGTGTCGGCGCGCGGCAGCTTCAAGCGCAGCACCTACGGCATGAACTACGCAGTGGCCAACGGCTGGGTCGGCGACGAGGTGCCGCTCATCATTGAATTCGAGGCCGTGCGCAAGTGA
- a CDS encoding sulfatase-like hydrolase/transferase, whose protein sequence is MRSAPPPALGWLLRFVLAFGLLNTLLTFENRWPGFGVAYMPRLSFELCLAVVALMAWVAWRGGLSRRGAWAWTAGFLVLVVVRYANVTAPAVMGRPVNVYWDGRHAGELFKVAVQAMPGWQLAAAIGAAVVGVLLLTLLVRWVVGALALSVAWPAPRPWLLAGAGACTLSFAAYVPDQRDTRWFFSLPITPTLLLQGQLLARVWLPGESRAALGAGPGFNGDLSGLVGVNGPADVLLVFAESYGSITFDDPAQAAALAGPRAELAQAIENGGRFVVSARVTAPTFGGSSWLSHAALLAGVDTRDPADHDLLLASDRPTLVRHFARHGYRTVGWMPGLKRPWPEGAFYGFDRLADDAGIGYQGPDFGYWRIPDQAAMALLQAQELDRTRARAPRFAVFATTSTHAPFHPIAPFVSDWASLTGPHAYAGVATAHTDRSLAQAIPQYLEGMRYQHAWMTDHLRRQASRPVVMIVVGDHQPPGLVSGSGATWEVPVHVVSDDPALLQRLLGSGFVPGLTPTSKTLGSMPALTSVLLNAFDAPGAHETLGEAHVVTPPDPAGSHHRTPPGS, encoded by the coding sequence GTGAGGTCGGCGCCGCCACCGGCGCTGGGCTGGCTGCTGCGGTTTGTCCTGGCCTTCGGGCTGCTCAACACGCTGCTGACGTTTGAGAACCGCTGGCCCGGTTTCGGCGTGGCCTACATGCCGCGTCTGTCGTTCGAGCTCTGCCTGGCCGTGGTGGCGTTGATGGCCTGGGTGGCGTGGCGAGGCGGCCTTTCCCGGCGGGGAGCCTGGGCGTGGACCGCGGGCTTCCTGGTCCTGGTGGTGGTGCGCTACGCCAACGTCACCGCGCCCGCCGTGATGGGTCGACCGGTCAATGTGTATTGGGACGGGCGCCATGCGGGGGAATTGTTCAAGGTCGCGGTGCAGGCCATGCCGGGCTGGCAGCTGGCTGCAGCGATCGGCGCTGCGGTGGTCGGCGTGCTGCTGCTCACGCTGCTCGTCCGCTGGGTCGTCGGTGCGCTCGCGCTGTCCGTGGCCTGGCCAGCCCCCCGCCCCTGGTTGCTGGCGGGCGCAGGCGCCTGCACCTTGAGCTTCGCCGCCTACGTGCCGGACCAGCGCGACACACGCTGGTTTTTCTCGCTGCCGATCACGCCCACCCTGCTGCTGCAGGGTCAGCTGCTGGCGCGTGTGTGGCTGCCCGGTGAGTCGCGTGCGGCGCTTGGTGCTGGCCCGGGTTTCAACGGCGACCTGTCAGGTCTGGTGGGCGTCAACGGTCCAGCCGATGTGCTGCTGGTGTTCGCCGAGTCCTACGGAAGCATCACCTTCGACGACCCGGCGCAAGCCGCCGCTCTGGCCGGGCCACGCGCCGAACTGGCACAGGCCATCGAAAACGGTGGCCGGTTCGTGGTGTCGGCGCGCGTGACCGCCCCCACCTTCGGCGGCTCGTCGTGGCTCTCACACGCTGCGCTGCTCGCCGGCGTGGACACCCGCGACCCGGCCGACCACGACCTGCTGCTGGCCAGTGACCGGCCCACGCTGGTGCGCCACTTCGCGCGCCACGGCTACCGCACGGTGGGCTGGATGCCCGGTCTCAAACGTCCCTGGCCCGAAGGTGCGTTCTACGGCTTCGACCGCCTGGCCGACGACGCCGGCATCGGTTACCAGGGTCCGGACTTCGGCTACTGGCGCATTCCCGACCAGGCCGCCATGGCGCTGCTGCAGGCGCAGGAGCTTGATCGGACACGCGCCCGAGCACCGCGCTTTGCCGTGTTTGCCACCACCAGCACCCATGCGCCCTTTCACCCGATCGCGCCGTTCGTGAGCGACTGGGCTTCGTTGACAGGCCCCCACGCGTATGCAGGGGTCGCCACAGCTCACACCGACAGGTCGTTGGCACAGGCCATCCCGCAGTACCTCGAAGGCATGCGCTACCAGCATGCGTGGATGACCGACCACCTGCGGCGCCAGGCGTCCCGGCCCGTGGTGATGATCGTGGTGGGCGACCACCAGCCGCCCGGCTTGGTGAGTGGCAGCGGTGCGACCTGGGAGGTGCCCGTGCATGTGGTCAGCGACGATCCCGCGCTGTTGCAACGGTTGCTGGGCAGCGGCTTTGTCCCCGGCCTCACGCCGACCTCAAAAACGCTGGGCAGCATGCCTGCACTGACCTCGGTGTTGCTCAACGCCTTCGACGCGCCGGGTGCTCATGAGACGCTGGGCGAAGCGCATGTCGTCACCCCTCCCGATCCGGCCGGCTCACACCATCGAACGCCGCCGGGCTCCTGA
- a CDS encoding FkbM family methyltransferase, with protein sequence MGEQFDRQFGLLRSLLVYRGIPWRGAQLRRFYRRFVPAGGLAFDVGAHAGNRTAAFRQLGARVVALEPQPAFIRLLQRRFGADAQVTLLPQALGRAPGQARLMSSPRTPTVATLSTDFVQRAGAAPSFRGVHWQDGPLVDVTTLDALIAAHGKPDFVKIDVEGFELEVLMGLSQPVGAVSFEFLPAVRDVALGCIDRLEVLAGEGRYRYAVSLGERLSLLKPDGESADAMRAWLRAMPPDGPSGDVHAWLTR encoded by the coding sequence ATGGGCGAGCAGTTCGATCGCCAGTTCGGCCTGCTGCGCTCGCTGCTGGTCTACCGCGGCATTCCCTGGCGGGGCGCACAGCTGCGGCGCTTTTACCGGCGCTTCGTGCCCGCTGGCGGGCTCGCGTTTGATGTCGGCGCGCACGCCGGCAACCGGACGGCGGCATTTCGCCAGTTGGGGGCACGGGTGGTGGCGCTGGAGCCCCAACCTGCTTTCATTCGGCTGCTGCAACGCCGCTTCGGTGCAGATGCTCAAGTGACCTTGCTGCCTCAGGCGCTCGGTCGCGCACCGGGACAGGCGCGTTTGATGTCCAGCCCACGCACGCCCACGGTCGCCACGCTCTCGACCGACTTTGTCCAGCGCGCCGGCGCGGCGCCTTCGTTTCGCGGCGTGCATTGGCAAGACGGCCCGCTGGTGGACGTGACCACGCTGGACGCCTTGATCGCCGCGCACGGCAAGCCCGACTTCGTGAAGATCGATGTGGAGGGCTTCGAACTGGAGGTGCTCATGGGCCTGAGCCAGCCGGTTGGCGCCGTGTCGTTCGAGTTCCTGCCGGCCGTGCGCGATGTGGCCCTGGGCTGCATCGACCGGCTGGAAGTCCTGGCCGGGGAAGGGCGCTACCGCTACGCCGTGTCGCTGGGCGAACGGCTGAGTTTGTTGAAACCGGACGGTGAGTCGGCCGACGCCATGCGCGCCTGGCTGCGGGCCATGCCGCCCGATGGCCCGTCGGGCGACGTGCACGCGTGGTTGACACGCTGA
- a CDS encoding PEP-CTERM sorting domain-containing protein (PEP-CTERM proteins occur, often in large numbers, in the proteomes of bacteria that also encode an exosortase, a predicted intramembrane cysteine proteinase. The presence of a PEP-CTERM domain at a protein's C-terminus predicts cleavage within the sorting domain, followed by covalent anchoring to some some component of the (usually Gram-negative) cell surface. Many PEP-CTERM proteins exhibit an unusual sequence composition that includes large numbers of potential glycosylation sites. Expression of one such protein has been shown restore the ability of a bacterium to form floc, a type of biofilm.), with protein sequence MLGVVEAGPEERHPADGLKLLGAVLARFRSRIDYSQRFTCLSCKNQFASILDTGGFMWRLAGKFVFIAVLHCVGGGVAAAPVTYSFSTSASPFGTTSIAGLFSSDAVISGTFDFDSAAPFIQDVGTGLSYGGHNATTGNAASFSELSGSVSGLSFSDKRGVVIVGNDRSPAPGAVPVDSLALSADPSLTSTSPRNLVGFTIGDYTLVNVRLFWLEDQSVPDLITDFLDNEALPATLPTFDGRMALDFVRTGTTTTSLAGSVFFDGLNVDASTPVSEPETLALLLTGLGSMVFCSRRKRLTVIKAHSNVRLSQ encoded by the coding sequence TTGCTGGGCGTCGTCGAAGCCGGCCCCGAGGAGCGACACCCAGCCGATGGACTAAAGCTTTTGGGCGCTGTTCTGGCTCGCTTCCGCTCTCGAATTGACTATTCTCAACGCTTCACTTGTTTGTCCTGCAAAAATCAATTCGCATCAATATTAGATACCGGAGGCTTTATGTGGCGACTTGCTGGCAAATTTGTCTTTATCGCGGTGCTCCATTGCGTCGGTGGTGGTGTCGCTGCGGCACCAGTGACTTACAGCTTTTCCACGAGTGCAAGCCCATTTGGGACAACTTCAATTGCAGGTCTTTTTAGCTCCGACGCGGTAATCTCAGGAACATTCGACTTCGATTCAGCCGCTCCTTTCATACAAGATGTTGGAACCGGACTTTCTTACGGCGGCCATAACGCCACAACCGGCAATGCCGCTAGCTTTAGTGAACTGTCCGGTTCCGTATCAGGCTTGTCCTTCTCGGACAAACGAGGCGTTGTCATCGTGGGCAATGACAGATCACCCGCTCCCGGCGCGGTTCCCGTTGATTCATTGGCGCTTTCTGCCGACCCTTCACTCACCAGCACCAGTCCACGTAACCTCGTCGGATTCACAATTGGGGACTACACGCTGGTGAATGTGAGATTGTTTTGGCTGGAGGATCAGAGTGTGCCCGACCTAATTACGGATTTCCTCGACAACGAAGCCCTTCCAGCCACACTGCCAACTTTTGACGGAAGGATGGCGCTCGACTTCGTTCGGACGGGCACGACAACCACATCGCTCGCAGGTTCTGTGTTTTTCGACGGGTTGAACGTTGATGCGTCAACACCTGTCTCAGAACCCGAGACACTCGCGCTGCTGCTGACCGGCCTTGGCTCGATGGTCTTTTGCTCCCGGCGCAAAAGACTTACGGTCATCAAAGCGCATAGCAACGTCCGACTGTCTCAGTAA
- the guaA gene encoding glutamine-hydrolyzing GMP synthase, with product MQHQKILILDFGSQVTQLIARRVREAHVYCEVHPCDVSSDWIREFAADGQLKGVILSGSHASVYEVDDKAPDVVYELGIPVLGICYGMQTMAQHLGGKVEGSNSREFGYAEVRARGHTALLKDIADFHTPEGHGMLKVWMSHGDKVTELPPGFKLMASTDSCPIAGMADEARHFYAVQFHPEVTHTVQGRAMLERFVLDICATRADWVMRDHIEEAVQKIREQVGDEEVILGLSGGVDSSVAAALIHRAIGDQLTCVFVDHGLLRLNEGDMVMDMFVGKLHAKVIRVDAADQFLGHLAGVNEPEAKRKIIGREFVEVFKAEAAKLISSGASTKGAKWLAQGTIYPDVIESGGAKSKKAVTIKSHHNVGGLPEQLGLKLLEPLRDLFKDEVRELGVALGLPHDMVYRHPFPGPGLGVRILGEVKKEYADLLRRADAIFIEELRSTIDHPSGKSWYDLTSQAFTVFLPVKSVGVMGDGRTYDYVVALRAVQTSDFMTADWAELPYALLKKVSSRIINEVRGINRVTYDVSSKPPATIEWE from the coding sequence ATGCAACACCAGAAAATCCTCATCCTCGATTTCGGTTCACAGGTCACCCAGCTGATTGCCCGCCGCGTGCGCGAAGCGCATGTGTACTGCGAAGTGCATCCGTGCGATGTCAGCAGCGACTGGATTCGTGAGTTCGCCGCCGATGGCCAGCTCAAGGGCGTGATCCTGTCCGGCAGCCACGCCAGCGTGTACGAGGTGGACGACAAGGCGCCTGATGTGGTCTACGAGTTGGGCATTCCGGTTCTGGGCATTTGCTACGGCATGCAGACCATGGCACAGCATCTTGGCGGCAAGGTCGAAGGTTCGAACTCGCGCGAGTTCGGCTACGCCGAGGTGCGCGCGCGCGGTCACACCGCGCTGCTCAAGGACATTGCCGACTTCCACACACCCGAAGGCCACGGCATGCTCAAGGTCTGGATGAGCCACGGCGACAAGGTCACCGAGCTGCCGCCCGGCTTCAAGCTCATGGCCAGCACCGACAGCTGCCCCATCGCCGGCATGGCCGACGAAGCGCGCCATTTCTACGCGGTGCAGTTCCACCCAGAGGTCACGCACACCGTGCAGGGCCGGGCGATGCTGGAGCGTTTCGTGCTCGACATCTGCGCGACCCGGGCCGACTGGGTGATGCGCGACCACATCGAAGAAGCGGTGCAGAAGATCCGCGAGCAGGTGGGCGACGAAGAAGTCATCCTCGGCCTGTCCGGTGGTGTCGATTCGTCGGTGGCCGCGGCTCTGATCCACCGCGCCATCGGCGACCAGCTGACCTGTGTGTTCGTCGACCATGGCCTGCTGCGCCTGAACGAAGGCGACATGGTGATGGACATGTTTGTCGGCAAGCTGCACGCCAAGGTGATCCGGGTGGACGCGGCCGACCAGTTCCTCGGTCACCTGGCCGGTGTGAACGAGCCGGAGGCCAAGCGCAAGATCATCGGCCGCGAATTCGTCGAGGTTTTCAAGGCCGAAGCCGCCAAGCTCATCTCAAGTGGTGCATCAACAAAAGGCGCCAAGTGGTTGGCACAAGGCACTATTTATCCGGACGTGATCGAATCGGGCGGCGCCAAGAGCAAGAAGGCCGTGACCATCAAGAGCCACCACAACGTGGGTGGCCTGCCTGAGCAACTGGGCCTGAAGCTGCTGGAGCCGCTGCGCGATCTGTTCAAGGACGAGGTGCGCGAACTTGGTGTTGCGCTCGGCCTGCCGCACGACATGGTCTACCGCCACCCGTTCCCGGGCCCGGGTCTGGGCGTGCGGATTCTGGGCGAGGTGAAGAAGGAATACGCCGATCTGCTGCGCCGGGCCGACGCCATCTTCATCGAAGAACTGCGCTCCACCATCGACCACCCCAGCGGCAAGAGCTGGTACGACCTCACCAGCCAGGCCTTCACCGTGTTCCTGCCGGTCAAAAGCGTGGGCGTGATGGGCGACGGCCGCACTTACGACTATGTGGTGGCCCTGCGTGCGGTGCAGACCAGCGACTTCATGACCGCCGACTGGGCCGAGCTGCCTTACGCGCTGCTCAAGAAGGTCAGCAGCCGCATCATCAACGAAGTGCGCGGCATCAACCGCGTGACCTACGACGTGAGCTCCAAGCCCCCCGCCACCATCGAGTGGGAATGA
- the guaB gene encoding IMP dehydrogenase has protein sequence MRLLGKALTFDDVLLVPAYSQVLPKDTSLATQFSRNIQLNLPLVSAAMDTVTEARLAIAIAQEGGIGIIHKNLTPQEQAAQVAKVKRYESGVLRDPVVISPQTTIRQVMKLSDELGISGFPVVEAGRVVGIVTGRDLRFETRYDLPVSEIMTPRERLITMPDGTTPAEAKTLLNKHKLERLLLVNDGFELKGLITVKDITKQLNFPNAARDPSGRLRVGAAVGVGEGTEERVEALVKAGVDAIVVDTAHGHSKGVIDRVRWVKQNYPQIDVIGGNIATGGAAMALVEAGADAVKVGIGPGSICTTRIVAGVGVPQIMAIDSVATALQGTGVPMIADGGIRYSGDIAKAIAAGANTVMMGGMFAGTEESPGEIVLYQGRSYKGYRGMGSIGAMQQGSADRYFQESSTGNPNADKLVPEGIEGRVPYKGSVVSIIFQMAGGLRAAMGYCGCPSIEHMRHKAEFVEITSAGIRESHVHDVQITKEAPNYRAE, from the coding sequence ATGCGCCTACTCGGCAAAGCGCTCACCTTCGACGACGTGTTGCTGGTGCCAGCGTACTCCCAGGTCCTGCCCAAGGACACCTCTCTCGCCACCCAGTTTTCCCGCAACATCCAGCTCAACCTGCCCTTGGTCTCCGCGGCCATGGACACGGTCACTGAAGCCCGTCTGGCGATCGCCATCGCCCAGGAAGGCGGCATCGGCATCATCCACAAGAACCTCACACCGCAAGAGCAGGCGGCCCAGGTGGCCAAGGTCAAGCGCTACGAATCGGGCGTGCTGCGCGACCCGGTGGTGATCTCGCCGCAGACCACCATCCGCCAGGTCATGAAGCTCTCGGACGAGCTGGGCATCTCCGGCTTCCCGGTGGTCGAAGCAGGCCGCGTGGTCGGCATCGTCACCGGGCGCGACCTGCGCTTCGAGACCCGCTACGACCTGCCGGTCAGCGAGATCATGACGCCGCGCGAGCGCCTGATCACCATGCCCGACGGCACCACGCCGGCCGAAGCCAAGACCTTGCTGAACAAGCACAAGCTGGAGCGCCTGCTGCTGGTCAACGACGGTTTTGAGCTCAAGGGCCTGATCACGGTGAAAGACATCACCAAGCAGTTGAACTTTCCCAACGCCGCACGCGATCCGTCGGGCCGCTTGCGCGTGGGCGCCGCGGTGGGCGTGGGCGAAGGCACCGAAGAGCGCGTGGAGGCCCTGGTCAAGGCCGGCGTGGACGCCATCGTGGTCGACACCGCACACGGTCACAGCAAGGGCGTGATCGACCGCGTGCGCTGGGTCAAACAGAATTACCCGCAGATCGACGTGATCGGCGGCAACATCGCCACCGGTGGCGCGGCCATGGCGCTGGTGGAAGCCGGCGCGGACGCGGTCAAGGTCGGCATTGGCCCGGGCTCCATCTGCACCACCCGCATCGTGGCCGGTGTGGGCGTGCCGCAGATCATGGCCATCGACAGCGTGGCCACCGCGTTGCAAGGCACGGGCGTGCCCATGATCGCCGACGGCGGCATCCGCTACAGCGGCGACATCGCCAAGGCCATCGCCGCTGGCGCCAACACCGTGATGATGGGCGGCATGTTCGCCGGCACCGAAGAGTCGCCGGGCGAGATCGTGCTGTACCAGGGCCGCAGCTACAAGGGTTACCGCGGCATGGGCTCCATCGGTGCCATGCAGCAGGGCAGCGCCGACCGCTATTTCCAGGAAAGCAGCACCGGCAACCCCAACGCCGACAAGCTGGTGCCCGAAGGCATTGAAGGCCGTGTGCCCTACAAAGGTTCGGTCGTCTCCATCATTTTCCAGATGGCCGGCGGCCTGCGCGCGGCCATGGGCTACTGCGGCTGCCCGAGCATCGAGCACATGCGCCACAAGGCGGAGTTCGTCGAGATCACCTCGGCCGGCATCCGCGAGAGCCATGTGCACGACGTGCAGATCACCAAGGAAGCCCCGAACTACAGAGCTGAATAA
- a CDS encoding DUF4124 domain-containing protein, whose amino-acid sequence MSQVTTSQLPWRAPLLTVLLLACSSVAMAQWQWVDSTGRKVFSDTPPPASIPDKSILKKPGSGMAPPAVTAEPAATAAATAAPAAPQIPARDTELEAKKKQAEQAEEARKKAEAEHVAKARADNCERARKAKITMDSGVRLATTNAKGEREIMDDKAKAAETQRMEGIIRNDCGPLPKQ is encoded by the coding sequence ATGTCACAAGTCACCACCTCCCAACTGCCCTGGCGCGCGCCCCTGTTGACGGTCTTGCTGCTCGCCTGCAGCTCTGTTGCCATGGCGCAGTGGCAATGGGTCGACAGCACCGGGCGCAAGGTGTTCAGCGACACCCCGCCACCAGCCAGCATCCCGGACAAGAGCATCCTCAAGAAGCCCGGTTCGGGCATGGCCCCGCCGGCAGTGACCGCAGAGCCGGCTGCAACCGCCGCGGCCACCGCCGCACCGGCCGCTCCACAGATCCCCGCCCGCGACACCGAACTCGAAGCGAAGAAGAAGCAGGCCGAGCAGGCCGAAGAGGCCAGGAAGAAGGCCGAAGCAGAGCACGTGGCCAAAGCGCGCGCCGACAACTGCGAACGTGCGCGCAAAGCCAAGATCACGATGGACTCCGGCGTGCGTCTGGCGACCACGAACGCCAAGGGCGAGCGCGAGATCATGGACGACAAGGCCAAGGCCGCTGAGACCCAGCGCATGGAAGGCATCATCCGCAACGACTGCGGGCCCCTGCCCAAACAGTGA
- a CDS encoding RnfH family protein — MHITLMFSPAPREVLELDLHVPEGCTAHGALELAGWLKAFPELATPALTLGVWGRRVGREHALRNGDRLEVYRALRVDPKVARRERFVGQGARGTGLFARRKAGSKAGY; from the coding sequence ATGCACATCACCCTGATGTTTTCGCCGGCACCGCGTGAGGTGCTGGAGCTAGATCTGCACGTGCCGGAGGGATGCACGGCCCATGGGGCGCTGGAACTGGCGGGATGGCTCAAGGCTTTCCCCGAACTCGCAACGCCCGCACTCACGCTGGGCGTGTGGGGTCGGCGTGTGGGTCGTGAACATGCTCTGCGCAATGGCGATCGGCTGGAGGTCTACCGGGCGTTGCGCGTGGACCCGAAGGTGGCTCGCCGGGAGCGTTTTGTGGGGCAGGGCGCGCGGGGAACAGGCTTGTTCGCGCGAAGAAAAGCCGGCTCCAAGGCCGGCTACTGA
- a CDS encoding type II toxin-antitoxin system RatA family toxin → MKTIHKSVLLSHSAHEMFALVTNIEHYPQFLPWCDHGEVLELNDDGMLARVGMAISGLRQSFTTRNTHETDRKVLMELVDGPFSQLDGVWAFTPLGDGTLRACKVEFTLSYGFSSSALAALVGPVFDKIAGNLVDAFVKRADQVYGAD, encoded by the coding sequence ATGAAAACGATTCACAAGTCTGTCTTGCTCTCCCACAGCGCCCATGAAATGTTCGCGCTGGTCACCAACATCGAGCACTACCCTCAGTTCCTCCCGTGGTGCGACCACGGCGAAGTGCTGGAACTCAACGACGACGGCATGCTGGCTCGCGTGGGCATGGCCATCAGTGGCCTGCGCCAGAGCTTCACCACCCGCAACACCCACGAGACCGACCGCAAGGTGCTCATGGAGCTGGTCGATGGACCCTTCTCACAGCTGGATGGCGTCTGGGCATTCACGCCTCTTGGTGACGGCACGCTGCGTGCCTGCAAGGTGGAGTTCACACTGAGCTACGGTTTCTCCAGTTCTGCCCTGGCCGCGCTGGTCGGCCCGGTGTTTGACAAGATCGCCGGCAACCTGGTGGATGCGTTCGTCAAACGTGCCGACCAGGTCTACGGCGCGGACTGA
- the smpB gene encoding SsrA-binding protein SmpB has translation MATKNSKATPTKGLDSRIADNKKAFFNYAIEERFEAGMVLEGWEVKALREGKVQLTDGYVVIRSGELFLIGCQINALYTASTHVSPDSVRTKKLLLHKDEIRRLIGKVEQKGYTLVPLNLHWKNGKVKCELALAKGKAEHDKRDTIKDREGKREVDRAMKSRNR, from the coding sequence ATGGCCACCAAAAACAGCAAAGCAACCCCCACCAAAGGCCTCGACAGCCGCATCGCCGACAACAAGAAGGCGTTCTTCAATTACGCCATCGAGGAACGTTTTGAAGCCGGCATGGTGCTCGAAGGGTGGGAGGTGAAGGCCCTGCGCGAAGGCAAGGTGCAGCTCACCGACGGTTATGTGGTCATCCGCAGCGGCGAATTGTTCCTGATCGGCTGCCAGATCAACGCGCTGTACACCGCCTCCACCCATGTCAGCCCGGACTCGGTGCGCACCAAGAAACTGCTGCTGCACAAGGACGAGATACGCCGTCTCATCGGCAAGGTCGAGCAGAAGGGCTACACGCTGGTGCCACTCAACCTGCACTGGAAGAACGGCAAGGTCAAATGTGAACTGGCGCTCGCCAAGGGCAAGGCCGAACACGACAAGCGCGACACCATCAAGGACCGCGAAGGCAAGCGCGAGGTCGATCGCGCCATGAAGTCACGCAACCGCTGA